The genomic stretch CGTCGACGTCACCGATGAACCTCAGTGTGATGTGGTAATTCTCGACATCGATCCAACGCGCTCCAGGGAGACCGCCGCGAAGCAATGAGAGGCTCATGGCCGCATTGCGCGGAATTTCGAGGGCAGTGAACAATCTCGGCATGGCGAGCTCCCCGAATCTCTTGCAGATGCGAACAGCGAATCATGCATGGACCTCGGGCGCAAGGGCTTATTTTTGCGCCTGCTCAATCCGTGCCAAGAGCTCCTCGACTTTCGGAAGCATTCGATCGGCCATCACCGCAAGGCCTTCAGTGTTCGGATGCATGCCATCCTCCAGCAAGAGATTGGCCTGAGTGACAACGCCATCGAGAATGAAGGGGTAGAGCGGTATGCCGTATTTCTCAGCCAACCTGGGATAAATCGCATTGAATTCTTCTGCATACTGATCGCCCATGTTGGGAGGCGCCAACATGCCAACCAGAAGAACCTGCACTTTCCGTTCAGTGAGGCGTTGCAGGATCGCATCAAGATTGCGCTCCGTCTGGGCCGGAGGGATCCCTCGAAGCGCATCATTGGCTCCAAGTTCCAGGATCACACCATCCGTATCATCCGGGACGGACCAGTCGACCCTCGACAATCCCCCCGCCGTTGTATCGCCTGAAACCCCCGCATTGGTAATGGTGACGTCGTGGCCCTTGGCTCGGAGTTCCCGCTCGAGCTGGGCAGGGAGTGCATCTTCCTGCGGTAGCTGATAGCCAGCCATGAGACTGTCACCGAGCCCTACGAGCTTGACGGTTTCCGCCTGTGCAAAGCGATATCCGCCGGAAAAGGCGACCATAATCACGGCTAAATGAAGAAGCGCAGCTTTAAAATTCATATTGCCTTCCCTAGATCTGCCAACAATGTACATCGGATCATAGGCCTGACCCGGGTCTCATATAGGACGGCTGAGTGTGAGAAAAACCATCATCGAACTGAAAAATGCTGATTTGACCTTGGGCAATGCAGCGGCGTCCGTCCATGTTTTGAAAAACATTGATCTTTCCATTTCTGCCGGCGAAGCTGTAGGCATCGTCGGCCCCTCCGGTTCAGGCAAATCAACCCTATTGATGGTTCTCGCCGGCCTGGAGCAGCTCGACAGCGGCGAAATCAATGTCAACGATACACCGCTGCACAAGCTCAGCGAAGACGCTCTTGCCGATTTCCGCGGCAAGAACATCGGGATCGTGTTTCAGTCCTTTCACTTGATCGCGAACATGACGGCTCTTGAAAATGTTGCGGTTCCGCTTGAGCTGGCCAATACGACAGGTGCCTTCGACATCGCTCGTCGGGAGTTGGAAGCTGTCGGTCTGGGCGAACGGCTCAACCATTATCCGGGTCAGCTGTCCGGTGGCGAACAACAGCGCGTTGCCATAGCACGGGCATTGGCTCCTTCCCCCGCAGTCCTGATTGCGGATGAGCCGACGGGTAATCTCGACACCGATACGGGCCGTCAAATTGCAGATCTCTTGTTCAACAAGCAGGCCGAACGCGGGATGACACTTGTCCTTGTCACCCATGACCCTTCACTGGCAGCGCGCTGCTCTCGCCAGATCCGCGTTGCCTCAGGTCGTATTGCAGGTGACAGCGTGCCATTGAAAAAAGTCCAGGAGACGTTGAGCGCATGAACGGCTCCCTGCAAAAGATCAAGGTGGCCTTCCGCATTGCTCTGCGCGAGCTGCGAGGCGGCCTGAAGGGTTTCTACATTTTTCTAGCCTGTATAGCACTTGGAACAGCCGCAATCGCAGCGGTCAATTCTGTTTCCATGGCGATCACCGAGGCTATTTCCTCTGAAGGCCGCACGCTTCTGGCAGGTGACATTCGCTTTGAACTGGACAATCGAGAAGCGGATGCAGACGAACTCCGTTTCCTTGAAAGCATGGGCACTGTCTCGGTCTCAACCGGGTTGCGATCCATGGCTCGGTTGCCGGACGGCTCAGACCAGTCTCTGGTCGAGGTTAAGGCAGTCGATCAGGAATATCCCCTTTATGGCACCTTTGTCGCAGACCCCGACTTGCCGCTTTCTGATCTTTTGGCAGAACGCGACGGTGTTTGGGGTGCAGTCGCAGCTCCACTGTTGCTGGAGCGGATGGGGATGCAGGTAGGTGACGAGATCCTGCTTGGGAACGCCCGCTTCCGGATCACGGCCTCCATCGTGACAGAGCCGGACTCGATTTCCGATGGCTTTGGTTTCGCTCCAAGGTTCTTGACGAGCAGAGCGGGCCTCCAATCCTCGGGCCTGATTGCAACGGGAAGCCTAGTTGAGCATGCCTATAAGATCAGGCTTGACGATCAGGCAATGACCACCGAGCAGATCCGTAAGCAGGCGCAGGACCAGTTTCCGAGTGCGGGTTGGTCCATCAGGGGAAGCGACCGGGCAGCGCCTGCACTGACCGAAAACATAGAACGCTTCTCGCAGTTCCTTACCTTGGTTGGCCTTACGGCACTCGTCGTTGGCGGCGTTGGTGTCGCCAATGCCGTGCGTGCCTTCCTCGATTCAAAGCGAACAGTTATTGCAACGCTGAAATGTGTAGGTGCACCTGCCGCCGTGGTGGTCATGGTCTATCTGATCCAGATCACGCTGGTCGCTGCAATTGGCATTGGATTTGGTCTTATCCTGGGTGCTATCGCACCGATTGCTGCCGCAAGCTACTTGTCGGGCATATTGCCGATCTCAGCCGAGCCAACGCTTTACCCAAGGGCTCTCTTGCTGGCAGCCATGTTTGGTGTTCTGGTAACGCTTGCCTTTGCGATCTTGCCTCTCGGTCACGCCCGCAAGGTTCCGGCGACGGCGCTCTTCAGGGAACAGGGGTTTGACACAACCGGGCTTCCGTCTTGGCCTTATGTTCTGGCAACAGGTATCGCACTTGCGCTTCTTGCAGCCCTCGCAATCTTTACGTCTGAACAGCAGAGAATCGCGACAATCTTTCTGGCAGCGATGGCCGGTGGCTTCATCTTGCTGCGCGCTGTCGCTTATGTGATTGCTATGGCAGCACGCCGCAGCCCCGTCGTTCACTCCGCAGCACTACGGCTCGCGATCGGCAATATTCACCGTCCCGGCGCTCTGACGCCCGCAGTGACGCTGTCACTTGGTCTCGGTTTGACACTGCTCGTTGCGCTCGCTCTCATTGACGGAAACCTGAGGCGAGAACTGACCGGCAATCTTCCCGAACGCGCTCCCAACTTCTTCTTTGTCGACATTCAGGGGTCGGAAATCGATGCCTTCAGAACACTCGTCGAGGGACAGGCACCTGAAGGCAAACTGATCGAAGTACCCATGCTGAGAGGCCGCATCCTCGAACTGAACGGCGTTGACGTTGCCAAGGTCGATGTTCCGCCAGAAGGACGTTGGGTTCTACGAGGCGATCGAGGCCTGACCTATGCGCAGAATGTGCCAGAAAACAGCGCCGTTACCGAAGGAAGCTGGTGGGCACCCGACTATACCGGTGAGCCGCTGGTCTCGTTCTCGGCACAGGAAGCCAGTGAACTTGGCCTGAAGATCGGCGACACGATTACGGTCAATGTGCTTGGTCGCAACATCACGGCCCGGATCGCCAACTTCCGTTCCGTTGAATGGGAAAGCCTGTCCATGAACTTCGTGATGGTTTTCTCTCCCAATACCTTTGCTGGTGCTCCGCATGCCTGGCTCGCAACCCTGATTGATGGCGATGCAACAGCCGCAGAAGAGGCAGCCATACTGCGGTCCGTTACGCAAACCTTCCCGACCATTACGACCGTGCGCGTAAAGGACGCTCTTGAGGTGGTGGACCGAGTAGTCGGGCAACTTGCAACGGCGATACGGGCCGCAGCAGCGATTGCTTTGATTGCATCGGTCCTGGTTCTGTCGGGAGCACTCGCAGCCGGCAACCGGGCCCGCACCCACGACGCGGTGGTGCTGAAGACACTCGGGGCGACCCGATCTATGCTCATTCGCGCCTTCACCTATGAATACTTGCTTCTGGGCGCAGCAACCGCCGTATTTGCCCTTATCGCAGGAGGTGGCATAGCGTGGTTCGTCTTGAGCCAGATCATGAACCTGCCGTCAAACTTCCTGCCAGATGTTGCCGCTATGACTCTTGCTTTGGCACTGGTCGTGACCATCGGTGTAGGACTGGCGGGCACCTGGCGTATCCTGGGACAAAAAGCAGCTCCAATCCTCAGGGAGCTATAAGACCAATAAGCAGGGAGTGTCCGGCTTATGGACCTCCCTGCTCCTCATCTCAAGCATCTCCAAGGCATACGAAGCATCAACTATTACATCGAATTAAGGTACCGGGCCTTGTGGCTGGAGCCTTAAAACCTCATATTCTTACTACGCATGCTGAACTCCGCAGCGGCGCCGGGTCACCCGTTGACAACCCTCGGAGCTTCAAAAGAGGAAAAGATGTCTGAACTTCGTAACTATCAAAGCCGGGCGGGCCAAAGCCAGTCGGCCCAGATGATCGACGAAGGTCTGCGCGCCTATATGCTCAAGGTTTACAACCTCATGGCGCTCGGCCTTGCGATCACCGGCATCGCGGCTTTTGCAACCTTCCAGATGGCGGTTTCCAGCCCCGCTTTTGCCCAGGCGATTTACGGCTCGCCTCTGCGTTGGGTGGTCATTCTGGCCCCGCTTGCAATGGTGTTTTTCTTGAGCTTTCGCATTCACAAGATGAGCGTGGCGGCGGCGCAGACAACCTTTTGGGTCTATGCTGCACTCATGGGCCTGTCCCTGTCGTCGATCTTCCTCATCTATACCGGCGCTAGCATTGTACAGACATTCTTCGTGACAGCGGCTTCCTTTGGTGCGCTGTCGCTTTATGGCTACACGACCAAGCGTGATCTGTCGGCCATGGGCTCGTTCCTGATGATGGGTCTGTTCGGTCTTATCATTGCATCGCTGGTGAATCTGTTTATGGCGTCCTCCGCGCTCGATTTCGCGATCTCGGTCATTGGTGTTCTGATTTTTGCCGGTCTGACGGCCTATGACACGCAAGCCATCAAGGAATCCTACCATGAATCCGCTTCAAGCGAGATTGCAGGTCGAAACGCGATCATGGGCGCCTTGAAGCTCTATCTGGACTTCATCAACCTGTTCCTGTTCCTGCTGCGTTTCCTTGGAAATCGCAACTGATCAAGAGCATCATCAAACGATCTGAACCCCGCTCCGGCGGGGTTTTTTGTGCCTATTGCCCAACAAAAGGGGATAACCTTAGGCGAACAAAGAAAAACCTCCGGCGGGAACCGGAGGTTTTGCAAATAGTCTTATAAGAGCAGCTGCAAAATTATGCGGCTTCTTCTTCCTGCGCATCGTCCTCGTCAAGCGTCTTGCCACGCTTGGGGCCCTTGGCAAGATTAACCTCTACGAGACGCACAGCCTCGGTCTCGGACATCTTGTTGACAGCTGCAATCTCACGCGCCATCCGGTCGAGGGCAGCTTCGTAAAGCTGGCGCTCGGAATAGGACTGTTCCGGCTGGTTTTCAGCACGATAGAGATCGCGCACCACCTCAGCGATCGAAATCAGGTCACCGGAATTGATCTTCGCGTCATACTCCTGCGCACGACGGGACCACATGGTCCGCTTGACGCGAGCCTTGCCCTGCACGACCTTGAGCGCGCGATCAACAAAGTCCGTCTCGGACAGCTTGCGCATGCCGATGCTGACAGCTTTTGCGACAGGAACTTTCAGACGCATCTTGTCTTTTTCGAAATCGATCACGAAAAGCTCAAGCTTCATGCCAGCGACTTCTTGCTCTTCGATAGCGCTGATGGTACCCACACCATGTGCCGGATAAACGATCGACTCGCCTGTCTTGAAACCATGGCGCGTGGGGGATTTCTTCTGCTGGGTCGTCATTCTAGTCAAAAACTCCCTGTTTTGCTTCCGGCTTTCTGCCGGCGCCGGGTCGGTCAGGCCCGGATGAGACGGGGGAAACCGTCAGGTCACTCCATCCTGATCCAGCCCGTCACGCGCAAACATAACGACCATCGCGACAGCGACACGACACATGAACGTCGTTAATGTCACGGACACCGCGGTTGGTTGTAAGTGTGCTTTCGTGATGGTTCAGGGCATATCTATGCCGCAAAGTGGAACAGTTTTAATAAGCTAGCACAAAAAGACGCGGAAATCAATATTTTACTGCATCGCGCCTTGCACGTGACGAATCAGCGGCACAAAGAAGGAAAGCCATGGGCAAACAGTGGACCATTTGGGTGGAGCCACAGACCGAGGGCCGTCCCTGTAGCAATCAATCACCAGAGCCGGGCTTTTCAGAGAAGTAGAGTTCATACTTCCCTTCAACTCCGTCCATCTCCTTGGCCTCAGGCATGGGCTCCTTCTTGACGGTGATGTTGGGCCAGATCTTCGCGAATTCGGTATTGATCTTCAGCCACTTGTCGAGCCCCGGCTCGGTGTCGGGCTTGATCGCCTCGGCGGGACATTCCGGCTCACACACGCCGCAGTCAATGCACTCGTCGGGATGGATTACGAGGAAGTTTTCACCCTCATAGAAACAATCAACCGGGCAGACTTCCACGCAATCCGTATACTTGCAGCGAATACAGTTGTCAGTGACGATATAGGTCATGCAGCACTCCAGAAGGGCGTCTCGGGTCCGGCTCAGGGTGAATCTCATTCGAACCGACTGAGCAGGGGCGTCGGATATCCGACCACCCGGTTGGAAATTTTATACAGGCTTGTGAGCTACTGCGTTCTAAACGCCATGGCAAGGATAAACAATTCGCCATTGAGCCGCAGGAGAAGAGATTTTTCTAATCCTCCAGCCAGTCGTTTCGGGAGCGGAATTCATCCAACGCACGCCGCTCACGCTTGGTCGGCCTGCCGGCGCCGGGAGCTCTCACGGCTTGATCTAACGCTGACAGTTTCTCCTGCTCGGAGGGAGCTGGTGTCAGATCTTCGTAAAGACGCCTTGCTTCTTCGTAAGGTCCTCGGCGCTCTCCGGGCGCTACCACGACCAGAACAAGATCGCGCCGCTCAAGCGCAACCTCAATTTTGTCCCCAGCCTTCAAGAGATGGCTCGGTTGGCGCACCGTCTGGCCGTTGACCTTGACATGACCGGCAGCCACACGCTCCTGGGCAAGACTTCTGGATTTGGTGACACGGGCAAAGAAGAGCCACTTGTCGATGCGCTGGCGCGAACCGCTCTGTGCCGCTTCCTGGCTCATCTCACTTCTTCATCTGCTCCTTGAGCGCGGCAAGCTTTGCGAAGGGTGAGTCCGGATCCACGGGCTTTTCCTTGCGCGGTGGCTTGGCTTCAAAACGGTTGCCTTGAGCCTTTGTATCCCGGTCCGGTCGAGGTCCGCGATCGTTTCGGTCGCCCTTGCCACTGAAGCCACCCTTGTTGCTGTCACGGTCACGGTTCTTGCCGAACTGCTCCTTGCGATTGTCGCGAGCGCGCTCGTCGCGGCGCCCTTCACTGCGCCCGTCTGTACGCGCATCGCCCTGTGCACGCTGGCCCTGGCCACGACGGTCAGGTTGACGAGCACCACCACGCTGGTTGTCATTGCGTCCGCCCGGACGCCACAACAGGACTGGCTTCGGCTCAGCCGGCGCTTGATCTTCGCCAAGTGCAGCATCGACGATAGCGGCTGCCGGCGTCACATCCTGCGAAACGTCTACGGGCTTCTGCCCCTCATCAACCACAGCAGAGGCATCGCCAGCATCCTCCTTGTCCGCATCATCGGCCTCCGCATCATCGGCGGCAGTGGCGTTATCAGCGGCTGCTGAAGCGGACGGCGACTGGGCAGCGAGGAATGCCGCGGCTTCTTCAGCCGTCACGCTGTCAGCCCGATAACCCAGCCCTTTCAAAATCTCTTCCATATCATCCGGCGTGGCGCCCAGAATGGACAGCATTGCCGTCGTCGTTGTAAAGCGGCGCCCGTCATACGCCCCCTCAGGACGCGCGCTTGTGCCGGGTTTCCACTGGAGAAGTGGGCGAATGAGATCGGCAAGCCGCTCAAGAATGTCAATTCGAACGGCGCGCTTACCAAGGAAGCGGAAACCGGCAAGCTTGTAAAAGGTCCGCTCGAAGCTGGTATCCGTTACGACTGACGTACGACCGGCAGCCAGAATTGGAATGAGATCGCCATAACCGGGCTTGTCCAGGCCGTCGTTCTTCAAGGCCCAGAGCAGTGTAATGAGCTCGGCCGGAGCAGGCTTGAGCAGAGCCGGCATGAAGATGTGATAAGCACCGAAGCGTACTCCATAACGACGCATTGATGCGCGCGCATCCTGATCGAGCGTCTTTACATCATCGGCAACATCGCGACGGAAAAGCACGCCGAGATTTTCAACGAGCTGGAATGCCAATCCCTTGGCGAGACCCTGGAGGTCTTCCGCACGCGATAAATCATCGAGCGGCTTCAGGACCGTCGAGATATGGTGATTGACGAAACGTTCGATGCGGGCAACCACGTGATCACGTGCGGTGCCCGACAACTGCTCATCAGCAAGCAGGATAACGCGGGGATGCAACATGTGATCGGTGCCGGAAAGTCGCGCCACGGGATCGCCAAGCCAACGCACCAAACCATCGGAACTGATCGCGAGATCGCCATTTCCTGACGCATGGAGCCGCGCAGCACGTGCTTCGAATTCCAGCGCAAGTGCCTTATACGCGGCAGCGAGAACGGCCTTCGCATCAGACCCCTCTGTCCCAGAGATCGGCGTGAACCGGAAACCGGCAAGTTGACCCATGGCATGGCCTTCTACGAAGACATCGCCGTTCACACTGATTTCAGCTTCCAACATCGCATTCTCTCTCAAGCGCTTCATGAGCACAGATGTCCTGCGATCAACAAAGCGTTTCGTCAACCGTTCATGTAGCGCATCGGACAATCGATCTTCGATTTCCCGCGTCTTTTCTTGCCAGTGTGTCGGATCGGCAAGCCAGCCTGGCCGGTTCGACACATAAGTCCATGTTCTGATCTGCGCAATACGCGCTGACAAGGTATCGATTTCACCATCGGTACGATCTGCCCGGCGGACCTGCTCAGCGAGGAAATCCTCGTTCACGGTACCATAACGCACGAGATCGAAAAAAAGGCTCTGAATCAGATCTGCATGTTGTGCAGGCGTTATGCGGCGATAATCAGGAAGCGCACAGGCTTCCCACAGTGTTTCGACTCGATCAGGCCGATCAGCGAGATCGATGATTTCCGGGTAGCGAGCAAGAAACTCCAGAGCCTGCTGGTCGATCGCTGGCAAGGCACGTGTGAGACCCTCAACGCGAGGCGCGGCATCAAGACTGCGCTGGAGCGCTGAAACAGACGAAAAATCGAATTGAGCAGAGCGCCACTGTAAAACCTTGACGTTGTCAAACTCGTGCGACTGCAACCGCTCAACAAGTTCGTCGTCAAATGGGTCAACCCGTCCCGTGACACCGAATGTCCCATCCTTGAGGTGCCGACCTGCGCGTCCGGCAATCTGGCCAAGCTCGCCCGGGTTCAGATTGCGGAACTGGTAACCGTCGAATTTGCGATCCTGAGCAAAAGCGACATGATCGACATCGAGATTCAGTCCCATGCCTATGGCGTCAGTTGCCACAAGATACTCAACGTCACCCTCTTGATAGAGACCGACCTGGGCATTTCGCGTGCGTGGGCTGAGCGCCCCCAGGACGACGGCGGCGCCACCGCGCTGACGTCGGATCAACTCGGCAATGGCGTAAACCTCATCAGCCGAGAAGGCGACAATCGCAGTTCGCTGCGGAAGGCGGGTGATCTTCTTCTGACCGGCATAAAAGAGCTGCGACAGTCGCGGCCTTTCTACGATGGTGATCCCTGGCAACAGTTGCAGCAGGATCGGCTTCATCGTCGCCGAGCCGAGAAGCAGCGTTTCGTCGCGCCCTCGCAGATTGAGAAGTCGATCCGTGAAGATATGACCGCGCTCAAGGTCCCCGGCCAGCTGGATCTCATCGATGGCGACAAAGGAAGCTTTGGTCTCCCTCGGCATCGCTTCGACAGTACAGACCGAAAAGCGGGCATTCGGAGGACTGATCTTTTCCTCCCCCGTCACCAAGGCCACATTCTGCGGCCCCACCCGTTCGGCAACCCGTGTATAGACCTCTCGCGCCAGCAGGCGAAGTGGCAGGCCGATAATGCCTGAGCCATGGGCAACCATCCGCTCGATCGCATAGTGCGTCTTGCCGGTATTCGTCGGTCCCAGCACAGCTGTGACGCTGCGACCGCTCAGGATCATGGGGTGGGTGTTCAATGACCGCTCCGCTATTGAGGATCACCAGCCTGAAGGAGTTGAGCCTCCAGGTCCTCCTGACCCTGCCGCAACACATGGCGATGAACTAAGGCAAAGGCAAGCCGGGAAACCGGATGGCTCAAAAAAAGCAGCCCAAATCCTTGAACAGAATCAGTTTTCCGGTCCCGCGCAGGAGCCTGGAACACTGAGCGAACGAATCGGCGACGAATCGTTGACTCCCGCCGATTCAGGTTTTGTTCACGGCTAGATATCGCCAGCATCAATGATCTGATGCACTATATCCTGAATCACCCAAGTCCAAGCTTTCGGACATGTCTGACGCCGCTACGCCGGAACAATCTGGTAAATCGACACGTTTGCAGCGGCGAAGGACGACAGATGAAACCGAGCCCACCGCCAGCCACCTGGATCAGTCAAGAACCCGGCGAGGAACGCTATGTCCTCCTGCATGGCATGGTGATGGCACCCTGTTTCTGGCAAACCTATGCGCCTCCAATTACGAGGAGAGGCGCGACGGTGGCCTATCCTTTACCTGGCCATGCGCCATGGCTTCTGGAGGGGGCGCAAACGGCAATCACCCGTGAAATGTTGACGGATCAGCTCGCTGCAGCGATCAGGCGAGACTTCGACGGCAAACCGGTTGTCCTGATCGGTCATTCCACAGGCGGGTTTACCGCCCTGCTCCTGGCACTGGCCCATCCGGATCTGGTGAAGTCTATTGTCCTGATTGGGGCATTCGCCTGTGGTCGCTTTGACGGTCAGGAGCGCTTAGCCGCAAGGCTTCTGCGAATACCCCATCTCGGTCCTCTGCTTTTTCGCCAATTCTTCAGGCGCTGGACAGCGACCAGCGAACGTTTTCGCTGGGGCTCGATCGAATGCGTCTTCGACAAGTCATGTCCATGGGAAGATGAGATAGCGATCCGGACAATGGACGCAGTCCGCCACCATTTGCTGCGGGCGAGACCAGATGAGATTGCAGCCTGCATCCAGTTCATGTCCAGCACCTCGCTCCTGCAGGAACTGTCATCAGTCGCCAAACCTGTCTTGAACATCATCGGGGCCAATGACGAAATCGTACCCCCTCCCCATCAGTTGCGACTGTCTCGACTGATCGCCGGAGCGCAGACTGTGATCCTGCGAAATTGCGGACATCTGCCGATGGTTGAGCACCGCGAAATGACCGACACCCTGATCGAAGGCTTTCTGCGCAGCCCACCCGGCTCCAGGGGATTTCGTGACGCGGCAATTGGCGCGACTTTCAGACTGACAGATTTGGAACTGCAAGATGGTCAGGTGCTGCACCAGCCCGGGAAGACGGAACAAAGCCAATCTGATGGCGTTCTGAGAGCACCTCGTCGCGCAATGACGCAAGGTTAGGAGAGGGTCCCCATGAACACGATTATCGTCATCATTCTCATTCTGCTTCTGATCGGCGCCCTGCCGAGTTGGGGGTATAGCCGGGGCTGGGGATATGGACCGTCAGGTGGCTTGGGACTGATACTGCTCATCATCATCATCCTGATGCTGATGGGGCGAATTTAACAGACCGTCGAAAGGTACAAGATGATGAAAAAAACGCTTCTCGTTCTCGCACTGATTTCCCCACTGGCCGCATGCACCGCGACCGAACGCGGCGCCTCCATCGGCGCGGCATCGGGTGCTGCCATCGGCGGTATCGCAACTGGTGATGTTCGTGGCGCAGCAGTCGGCGCAGCAGTCGGCGGCGTTGCTGGTGCCCTTGTCGGCCAGTCGCAGGAGCGCGCAGGATACTGCATCTATCGCGACCGCTACGACCGCACCTACGAAGCGCGCTGCCGCTGAGTTTGGCATTTTCCCAAAAGCCGTCGGACCGCGCGGTTCGGCGGCTTTTCGTTGCTGGCATTAACGTCTAGGCCAAAGCCGGAACGAATCGACGACGAATCGCGCACCGAAGCATCTTCCCGGTTTGTTCACGACTACATATTGTGGAATAACAAATAGTTAACCATAGGGCGTGGTGGATATTAAGAATTTCGTCCCCGATTCCAGAGTTCAATCCTTAACAGGAAGCCCGAGTCTCTCACGCAAGGCACGATACTGTGCCGGATTGGTATCGGACATCGCTTCGTCCCGGTCCGAAGGTAAATCGTGGTACTCGATCGGTTAATGAAACTGATCCGCCGTGAAGTCGAAGCGGCGACCATCAATAGAGTTGTAGAAGTGCGGTCCCTGCGGAAGTGGCGTCTTCAAGATCAGCCCGCCAAACACGTCCTGTACGACGAGGCTGGTGACACCACACTGCCCCCTCGCCGGATTGCCTAATGACCAAAGGCTGGAGGTCTCGCGCGACCAAGCTTTGGTAAGCCGGTCGGCAAATTTCTCGAGATCGACAATCTAATAAGCCATGCTGCTGCCCGAGAACGAACAAGGCCGGCGCAAGGCCGGCCTCTAAGTCAGAGCCTCTTCGTCGGTTAGACGAAGAACTGGCCACCATTGGCGGAGATTGTGGAGCCGGTGATGAAGCCGGCATCGTCGGAGGCAAGGAAGACAACGCAGCGTGCAATCTCTTCCGGCTCGCCTAGACGACCAACCGGGATCTGCG from Peteryoungia desertarenae encodes the following:
- a CDS encoding helicase-related protein, with product MILSGRSVTAVLGPTNTGKTHYAIERMVAHGSGIIGLPLRLLAREVYTRVAERVGPQNVALVTGEEKISPPNARFSVCTVEAMPRETKASFVAIDEIQLAGDLERGHIFTDRLLNLRGRDETLLLGSATMKPILLQLLPGITIVERPRLSQLFYAGQKKITRLPQRTAIVAFSADEVYAIAELIRRQRGGAAVVLGALSPRTRNAQVGLYQEGDVEYLVATDAIGMGLNLDVDHVAFAQDRKFDGYQFRNLNPGELGQIAGRAGRHLKDGTFGVTGRVDPFDDELVERLQSHEFDNVKVLQWRSAQFDFSSVSALQRSLDAAPRVEGLTRALPAIDQQALEFLARYPEIIDLADRPDRVETLWEACALPDYRRITPAQHADLIQSLFFDLVRYGTVNEDFLAEQVRRADRTDGEIDTLSARIAQIRTWTYVSNRPGWLADPTHWQEKTREIEDRLSDALHERLTKRFVDRRTSVLMKRLRENAMLEAEISVNGDVFVEGHAMGQLAGFRFTPISGTEGSDAKAVLAAAYKALALEFEARAARLHASGNGDLAISSDGLVRWLGDPVARLSGTDHMLHPRVILLADEQLSGTARDHVVARIERFVNHHISTVLKPLDDLSRAEDLQGLAKGLAFQLVENLGVLFRRDVADDVKTLDQDARASMRRYGVRFGAYHIFMPALLKPAPAELITLLWALKNDGLDKPGYGDLIPILAAGRTSVVTDTSFERTFYKLAGFRFLGKRAVRIDILERLADLIRPLLQWKPGTSARPEGAYDGRRFTTTTAMLSILGATPDDMEEILKGLGYRADSVTAEEAAAFLAAQSPSASAAADNATAADDAEADDADKEDAGDASAVVDEGQKPVDVSQDVTPAAAIVDAALGEDQAPAEPKPVLLWRPGGRNDNQRGGARQPDRRGQGQRAQGDARTDGRSEGRRDERARDNRKEQFGKNRDRDSNKGGFSGKGDRNDRGPRPDRDTKAQGNRFEAKPPRKEKPVDPDSPFAKLAALKEQMKK
- a CDS encoding alpha/beta fold hydrolase, which gives rise to MKPSPPPATWISQEPGEERYVLLHGMVMAPCFWQTYAPPITRRGATVAYPLPGHAPWLLEGAQTAITREMLTDQLAAAIRRDFDGKPVVLIGHSTGGFTALLLALAHPDLVKSIVLIGAFACGRFDGQERLAARLLRIPHLGPLLFRQFFRRWTATSERFRWGSIECVFDKSCPWEDEIAIRTMDAVRHHLLRARPDEIAACIQFMSSTSLLQELSSVAKPVLNIIGANDEIVPPPHQLRLSRLIAGAQTVILRNCGHLPMVEHREMTDTLIEGFLRSPPGSRGFRDAAIGATFRLTDLELQDGQVLHQPGKTEQSQSDGVLRAPRRAMTQG
- a CDS encoding DUF3309 family protein, whose amino-acid sequence is MNTIIVIILILLLIGALPSWGYSRGWGYGPSGGLGLILLIIIILMLMGRI
- a CDS encoding glycine zipper domain-containing protein, which gives rise to MKKTLLVLALISPLAACTATERGASIGAASGAAIGGIATGDVRGAAVGAAVGGVAGALVGQSQERAGYCIYRDRYDRTYEARCR
- a CDS encoding YunG family protein, which gives rise to MVDLEKFADRLTKAWSRETSSLWSLGNPARGQCGVTSLVVQDVFGGLILKTPLPQGPHFYNSIDGRRFDFTADQFH